In the genome of Arthrobacter sp. PAMC25284, the window GTTTGCCAGGGTGGGTCCGGGGGTAGCGTAGGAGCCATGACTTCTGAATCCCGTGGTGCTATCCGGACCGCCGTCGCCGGTTTCGGCCTGTCCGGCAGCGTTTTTCATGCCCCGCTGCTGGCTGCGAACCCAGCGTATTCGTTCGATTTGGTTGCCACCTCTGATCCGACCCGAAAGTCCGCGGCCGCAACCCGGTATCCGGAGGCCCGGATCGTGGACACTCCGGCGGAGATCCTGGAGCGGGCCGATGAGGTGGACCTGCTGGTGTTGGGGACGCCGCCGGCTACCCACTATCCGCTCGCGAAGGCCGCGCTGGAAGCCGGTCTCGACGTCGTCGTGGACAAACCCTTCACGGTTCGCAGTGCCGAAGGCGAGGAGTTGATTGCTTTGGCTGCCCGGCTGGGACGCGTCCTGACGGTGTTCCAGAACCGGCGCTGGGACGGGGACTTCCGCACCGTGCAGTCCCTTCTCGCCTCCGCTGCACTGGGTACCGTGACACGGTTTGAATCGCGCTTCGAACGGTGGGCGCCAACAGTGGTCAAGGCCTGGAAAGCCAACGCGACCGTGCACGACGGCGGGGGCGTCCTCTTCGACCTGGGTACCCACCTGCTGGACCAGTCCCTCCAGCTTTTCGGCCCGGCCACGGTCACACACGCCGAACTGGACACGCGGCGGCCCGGGGCCAAAGTCGACGACGACGTGTTCCTGGCTTTGCGCCACGACTCAGGGGTGACCAGCCACCTCTGGATGAACATGCTCTGCGCCCAGCAGGGACCGCGCTACCGGTTGCTGGGCAGCGAGGGCGGATTCACCAAGCATGGCGTGGACCCGCAGGAGCCCTACATTGCCGCCGGGGGCAGCCCGCTGGACGCTGACTACGGTCTGGAGGACCCGGCCTGGGCAGGGCTTCTGGGCCGGGACGGCCATGGAGACCGGCTGCCCACCGAACGCGGCGCGTACCCGGAGTTCTACCGGATCCTCGCAGAGAAGATCAATGACGGTGGCGCCGGCTCGGGGCTGCCCGCCCCGGTGGACCCGGCGGGGCCGGTTGCTGTGCTGCGGCTGATCGAGCAGGCCAGGAAACTCGCGAATTAAACGGGCAACGGCAGCAATCCTCCGCGTGCTCGCTTGGCCGCACGCTTCCGGATAACTGCCGTTGCCCAAACCGCTGACGTCAGCCTGTCGACCAGCGGGTTTATCTTTGCTTAGGCCGGGACGAGCTCGTGCCAGTCCGCCACGAGCGGCAGGTCGTGCGCCTCGGAGACGGAGCGGTGGGCGACCTGGCCGGCAGCGATGTTGAGGCCGGCCGCGAGGGTGGCGTCGCGCTCGAAGGCCGCCTTGATACCCAGGTTGGCCAAGGCCACGGCGTAGCGCAGCGTGACGTTGGTCAGCGCGTAGGTCGAGGTGTTCGGGACCGCGCCGGGCATGTTGGCAACGCAGTAGAAGATCGTGTTGTGGACCCTGTACGTCGGCTCCTGGTGTGTGGTCGGGTGGGTGTCCTCGAAGCAGCCGCCCTGGTCCACCGCGATGTCCACCAGCACGGAACCGGGCTTCATCCGGGAGACGAGTTCGTTGGTGACCAGCTTCGGGGCCTTGGCGCCCGGAATCAGCACGGAACCGATCACAAGGTCGGCGTCGACCACGGACTTCTCGATCTCATAGGAGTTGGAGGCAACCGTCTTGAGCCGGCCCTGGTACTGCGCGTCGAGTTCGCGGAGGCGGTTGATGTTGATGTCCAGGATCGTGACGTCGGCGCCGAGGCCCAGGGCCATGGCAGCGGCGTTGGTTCCGGCGACCCCGGCGCCGAGCACCACGACCTTGGCCGGGCGGACGCCCGGGACGCCGCCGAGCAGAACGCCCTTGCCGCCGGCCGGGGCCATCAGGGAAGTCGCACCGACCTGGACGGACAACCGGCCGGCAACCTCGGACATCGGAGCCAGCAGCGGCAGAGTGCGGCCTTCCTGGACCGTCTCGTAGGCGATGGCGGTGACGCCGGCATTGATCAGTGCCCGGGTCAGTTCCGGCTCGGCAGCCAAGTGCAGGTAGGTGAAGAGGATCAGGCCCTTGCGGAAGCGGTGATATTCGGCCTTGATCGGTTCCTTGACCTTCATGACCATCTCGGCCCGGGCCCACACGTCGTCGGCGTCGGCCACAATCTCGGCACCGGCAATCGCGTATTCCTCGTCCGTGATCCCGGAGCCGAGGCCCGCGCCGCGTTCGACCAGCACGGTGTGCCCGTGAGTGCGGAATTCGTGGACTCCGGCGGCCGTAATGGCGACGCGGAATTCGTTGTTCTTGATCTCTTTGGGGATACCGATAATCATTTTTGACTCCAGTGGTGGCGGCCTCATGGGCCTGATCGGGCTGGCTTTTCTACTCTCCAGAATAGGTCCCGCTGTGACGGGGGCTACAGGATGCCTCGCTGGGCCCGCTCCCAAAC includes:
- the ald gene encoding alanine dehydrogenase; translated protein: MIIGIPKEIKNNEFRVAITAAGVHEFRTHGHTVLVERGAGLGSGITDEEYAIAGAEIVADADDVWARAEMVMKVKEPIKAEYHRFRKGLILFTYLHLAAEPELTRALINAGVTAIAYETVQEGRTLPLLAPMSEVAGRLSVQVGATSLMAPAGGKGVLLGGVPGVRPAKVVVLGAGVAGTNAAAMALGLGADVTILDININRLRELDAQYQGRLKTVASNSYEIEKSVVDADLVIGSVLIPGAKAPKLVTNELVSRMKPGSVLVDIAVDQGGCFEDTHPTTHQEPTYRVHNTIFYCVANMPGAVPNTSTYALTNVTLRYAVALANLGIKAAFERDATLAAGLNIAAGQVAHRSVSEAHDLPLVADWHELVPA
- a CDS encoding Gfo/Idh/MocA family oxidoreductase, with the translated sequence MTSESRGAIRTAVAGFGLSGSVFHAPLLAANPAYSFDLVATSDPTRKSAAATRYPEARIVDTPAEILERADEVDLLVLGTPPATHYPLAKAALEAGLDVVVDKPFTVRSAEGEELIALAARLGRVLTVFQNRRWDGDFRTVQSLLASAALGTVTRFESRFERWAPTVVKAWKANATVHDGGGVLFDLGTHLLDQSLQLFGPATVTHAELDTRRPGAKVDDDVFLALRHDSGVTSHLWMNMLCAQQGPRYRLLGSEGGFTKHGVDPQEPYIAAGGSPLDADYGLEDPAWAGLLGRDGHGDRLPTERGAYPEFYRILAEKINDGGAGSGLPAPVDPAGPVAVLRLIEQARKLAN